In one window of Leptospira sp. GIMC2001 DNA:
- the pabB gene encoding aminodeoxychorismate synthase component I, which translates to MTAFEIRFDDLLINPGFQTGLQFTKPSQLFAPTTEQEFHRDLAILKSKDIESHWLAGFVSYEAGYYLEEKLNSLIPKERKLPLFCIGVFDSPIEFKEKKKFPDKIPKIDSFEFGMDLPEYELSVSKLKKFITDGDTYQINLSFPCNFDYIDNPYELYLYLLTRQKVSYASYIEYSNMQILSVSPELFIQKQGNALICKPMKGTAKRHPIPEIDDWIKNALLHSSKNQAENLMITDLIRNDLGRFATIGSVQTSEMFRVESFDTVHQMTSTVTAIMDPKFHFLDVLTGMFPCGSITGAPKMRSMEIIQEIEKSPRGIYTGTIGYLPPRQSRLPSIWNIAIRTIVIQDKKAQMGIGSGIVMDSDYQDEFNECLAKANFLTSSFSEPVEFGILESIPIISGKLRNKLLHIDRLKKSAKYWGIDFDLSALAKTIESSLSNIDGFDIEQTGRTKQNRYRLRIALSESGEFKTSIHKVERSKTNKTDPIDPTIYTKRIRLSKTRLDSNNPYLYHKTSFRNLYDLEYSNREEYYDIVFCNERGEITESCTQNIFVKQNGIYFTPPVTTGLLAGILRKTCLEKFPRHFQEKVLYLEDLLNCERIVLGNSVRGFTEVVFETIE; encoded by the coding sequence TTGACAGCATTCGAAATTCGATTTGATGATCTATTAATTAACCCAGGTTTTCAGACTGGGCTGCAATTCACAAAACCAAGCCAACTTTTTGCCCCAACAACAGAACAAGAATTCCATCGTGACTTAGCTATCCTCAAATCCAAAGACATTGAATCCCATTGGCTTGCCGGATTCGTCAGCTATGAAGCGGGATATTATCTTGAAGAAAAATTAAATTCGCTTATACCAAAAGAAAGAAAGTTACCGCTATTTTGTATCGGTGTCTTTGATTCGCCGATAGAATTTAAAGAAAAGAAAAAATTTCCTGACAAAATACCAAAAATCGATTCTTTCGAGTTCGGAATGGATTTGCCGGAATATGAACTGTCTGTTAGCAAACTAAAAAAATTTATCACGGATGGTGACACCTATCAGATCAATCTGAGTTTTCCTTGTAATTTTGATTATATAGATAATCCGTACGAACTCTATTTATATCTACTCACTCGACAAAAAGTATCTTATGCTTCTTATATAGAATATAGCAATATGCAAATACTTTCTGTATCACCCGAATTGTTTATTCAAAAGCAAGGCAATGCATTAATCTGCAAGCCAATGAAAGGTACAGCAAAAAGGCATCCCATTCCAGAAATTGATGATTGGATCAAAAATGCCCTTCTTCATTCTAGCAAAAACCAAGCTGAAAATCTTATGATAACGGACCTAATTCGCAATGATCTAGGAAGATTTGCAACTATCGGATCTGTGCAAACCAGTGAGATGTTCCGAGTTGAAAGCTTTGATACAGTTCATCAGATGACTTCAACTGTCACAGCGATTATGGATCCAAAATTTCATTTCTTAGATGTTCTTACAGGAATGTTTCCCTGTGGAAGCATAACAGGAGCACCTAAGATGCGTTCTATGGAAATTATCCAAGAGATCGAGAAATCACCTAGAGGAATCTACACAGGAACCATCGGATACCTTCCACCGAGACAATCAAGGCTTCCTTCAATTTGGAATATTGCCATTCGTACAATCGTTATCCAAGACAAGAAAGCTCAAATGGGGATCGGTAGTGGGATTGTAATGGATTCTGATTATCAGGATGAATTCAATGAATGTCTAGCTAAGGCAAATTTCCTGACATCTTCTTTTTCTGAACCAGTAGAATTCGGAATATTAGAATCCATTCCGATTATCTCTGGCAAACTTAGAAATAAATTATTGCATATTGATAGACTAAAAAAATCTGCTAAGTATTGGGGTATAGATTTCGATCTATCTGCTTTGGCTAAAACCATAGAGTCCTCTCTTAGCAACATCGATGGTTTCGACATCGAACAAACTGGCAGAACAAAACAGAATCGATATCGGCTAAGAATCGCCCTCAGTGAGTCGGGCGAATTCAAAACTTCCATTCATAAAGTAGAACGTTCAAAAACCAATAAAACAGATCCGATAGATCCAACGATTTACACAAAGCGCATTCGCCTAAGCAAAACTAGACTCGATTCCAATAATCCGTATCTATATCACAAAACAAGTTTTCGAAATCTATACGATTTAGAATACAGCAATCGTGAAGAATATTATGATATAGTATTTTGCAATGAACGAGGAGAGATCACGGAATCTTGCACTCAGAATATTTTTGTAAAACAAAATGGAATCTATTTTACTCCACCGGTAACAACCGGACTTCTTGCTGGAATTTTACGAAAAACTTGTTTAGAGAAATTCCCTCGACATTTTCAAGAAAAAGTTCTCTATTTAGAAGATTTGTTGAATTGCGAACGGATTGTACTCGGCAATTCCGTTCGCGGTTTTACAGAAGTTGTATTCGAAACTATAGAATAG
- the hslV gene encoding ATP-dependent protease subunit HslV codes for MQNSTEDNRFRSTTILCVRKNNQVAIGGDGQVSMGQTVMKHSAKKVRRLFQDKVVSGFAGSAADAFTLFELFEKKITEYNGSLSRAAVEMAREWRSDRMLRRLEALLIVADSTDSFLISGTGDVISPDDGVIAIGSGGNYALAAARALYENTDLSARQIVENSMKIAADICIYTNHSLTVEEINT; via the coding sequence ATGCAAAACTCGACAGAGGATAATCGGTTTCGTTCAACTACCATACTTTGTGTACGTAAGAACAATCAAGTTGCCATTGGTGGCGACGGACAAGTTTCTATGGGACAAACTGTTATGAAACATTCTGCAAAGAAAGTTCGTAGATTGTTCCAAGATAAAGTTGTTTCTGGATTCGCTGGAAGTGCGGCTGATGCTTTCACCTTATTTGAGTTATTCGAAAAAAAGATCACCGAATACAATGGATCTCTTTCACGCGCGGCAGTGGAGATGGCAAGAGAATGGCGATCGGACAGAATGCTTAGAAGATTGGAAGCTCTACTCATTGTTGCGGATTCTACAGATTCTTTTCTTATTTCGGGAACGGGAGACGTGATCAGTCCAGATGACGGTGTGATTGCTATTGGATCAGGTGGCAATTATGCATTGGCTGCAGCGCGTGCTTTGTATGAGAATACGGATCTATCTGCTCGTCAGATTGTGGAAAATTCAATGAAAATTGCTGCTGATATCTGCATTTATACCAATCACAGCTTGACTGTTGAAGAAATTAATACTTGA
- a CDS encoding NAD-dependent epimerase/dehydratase family protein: MDSKKYVLVTGGNGYLGQNLIKSIHSKHNTISFDVKEIHENKRIDKVVYLTGDIRDQSINNIFEKYSISTVVHLAAIVVPPKSMTEQDVYEIDVDGTKKILELCVQYNVQQIVISSSGASYGYYHDNPEWIDENSEIRGNDSFAYSRNKRLVEEILAEYRNKFPKLKQCIFRIGTILGENTNNQITNLFHKKISIGILGSESPFVFIWDQDVVQIFSRAIELKSEGIFNVAGDGKLSMKQIAKITNQIRILFPAWFLKMAIAILNFFKLTQYTTDQIDFLRYRPVLSNQKLKNVFGYTPLKTSEEVFKFYWESKKSAI, encoded by the coding sequence ATGGATTCTAAAAAATATGTATTAGTTACTGGAGGCAACGGCTATCTGGGTCAAAATCTTATAAAAAGTATTCACTCGAAACACAATACAATTTCCTTCGACGTAAAAGAAATTCATGAGAACAAGCGAATCGATAAAGTAGTTTACCTAACAGGAGATATTCGAGATCAATCGATCAATAATATTTTTGAAAAATACAGTATTTCTACAGTAGTTCATTTGGCTGCCATTGTAGTTCCACCTAAGTCGATGACAGAACAAGATGTTTATGAGATCGATGTTGATGGAACGAAAAAAATTCTAGAATTATGCGTTCAATACAATGTGCAACAAATTGTTATTTCTTCTAGTGGAGCAAGCTATGGATATTATCATGATAACCCAGAGTGGATAGATGAAAACTCAGAGATACGTGGAAATGATAGCTTTGCTTATTCAAGAAACAAACGACTGGTCGAAGAGATCTTAGCCGAATATAGAAATAAATTTCCTAAACTCAAACAATGTATCTTTCGGATCGGCACTATACTAGGTGAGAATACAAATAATCAGATCACGAATCTATTTCATAAAAAGATTTCTATCGGTATTCTTGGAAGCGAAAGTCCTTTTGTTTTTATATGGGATCAAGACGTAGTTCAAATATTCTCTCGAGCAATTGAATTGAAATCTGAAGGAATCTTCAACGTTGCGGGCGATGGTAAATTATCCATGAAACAAATTGCAAAAATAACAAACCAGATCAGAATTTTATTTCCAGCTTGGTTTCTAAAAATGGCAATTGCAATTTTAAATTTTTTCAAACTCACACAATACACTACAGATCAAATAGATTTTCTTCGGTACAGGCCAGTGCTCTCCAATCAGAAACTAAAGAATGTTTTCGGGTATACTCCTCTGAAAACTTCAGAGGAGGTGTTTAAATTCTATTGGGAATCGAAAAAATCAGCTATTTAA
- a CDS encoding alpha/beta hydrolase family esterase — MKANINNLLVFPFPFNLSKIQALQFFFSKRSVLTLFVIIFSLSAIDCRNSRRKLPLEYKDLLVETQIESPNGSQMIRSALFFKSAKPIPNTPLILIYHGGGGSAEGMIGLDSAELLEYVDKSGYAIAYMRGIGNSWNDLREDPIGEAHKQNIDDVTFTKDMISYLAKQYSLDIKQVYVAGISNGGMFALRLACEIPEQFVSIVSITSNLPINAEDKCTNTRRTNLTVINGTADPIVPFNGGVVSLFNKERGAILSTTDTMNHFRKIYQCSSSQSNIDLNKLFSNDPTSIQWKSWDCQSKQLNLIEIINGGHTWPGGSSYMPEFVIGKVSRELNASRLIGDLVKTKGKISKDILKQK; from the coding sequence GTGAAAGCTAACATAAATAATCTTTTGGTATTCCCGTTTCCATTTAATCTTTCCAAAATACAAGCTTTGCAATTTTTCTTTTCCAAAAGATCAGTTCTCACTCTCTTTGTCATAATTTTTTCCTTAAGTGCAATCGATTGCAGAAATTCCCGAAGAAAATTACCGCTCGAATACAAAGACCTACTTGTGGAAACTCAGATTGAATCGCCTAATGGATCTCAGATGATCCGATCTGCTCTATTTTTTAAATCGGCAAAACCCATTCCGAATACACCCTTGATCCTAATCTATCATGGAGGTGGTGGCTCTGCTGAAGGCATGATTGGTTTGGATTCGGCAGAGCTTCTTGAATATGTCGACAAATCTGGATATGCAATTGCTTATATGCGTGGAATTGGAAATTCGTGGAATGATTTGCGTGAAGATCCAATTGGTGAAGCCCACAAACAAAACATAGATGATGTGACTTTTACAAAAGATATGATCAGTTATCTTGCGAAACAATACAGCTTGGATATCAAACAAGTCTATGTTGCAGGAATTTCCAATGGAGGAATGTTTGCACTCAGACTCGCTTGTGAGATTCCCGAACAATTTGTATCGATTGTTTCTATAACATCCAATCTCCCGATTAACGCCGAAGACAAATGCACTAACACACGAAGAACCAACTTGACTGTAATAAACGGAACTGCAGATCCAATTGTTCCCTTTAATGGTGGAGTGGTATCGCTGTTCAACAAAGAACGAGGTGCGATTCTCTCAACAACAGATACAATGAATCATTTCAGGAAAATCTATCAGTGCAGTTCATCTCAATCAAATATAGATCTGAACAAATTGTTCTCTAATGATCCAACTTCTATTCAATGGAAATCTTGGGATTGCCAATCGAAGCAACTCAATTTGATTGAGATCATTAATGGAGGACATACATGGCCCGGTGGTTCTTCTTATATGCCAGAATTTGTAATTGGAAAAGTGAGCCGAGAATTGAATGCCTCTCGCTTGATTGGCGATCTGGTTAAGACAAAAGGCAAGATATCCAAGGACATTCTCAAACAAAAATAA
- a CDS encoding tyrosine-type recombinase/integrase, with translation MTPKMKECIQIFRVYLDVEKNYSEHTQSAYLRDLKFFLIFCLKEEIDFLEIEVVDVRSYFADLGRERNLDKKTQTRKLSSLRTFYRCLFQRSFIESNPILSVSFPKTKKRLPKAFSPIETEEILEYEENEGSPILERRDKAILEILYSSGMRVFELVNAKMLDLSNDRKTIKVMGKRRKERFVYLGPEARLALEDYLIMRTDSNEEEIFLNQRGKKLTTRGVRYILNERRKAMGFEKSVTPHKFRHTFATDLLDAGADIRAVQELLGHSSLSSTQVYLSVSKDKLKEIYRKAHPHAKLDRG, from the coding sequence ATGACTCCGAAAATGAAAGAATGCATTCAAATATTCCGAGTTTATTTGGATGTGGAAAAAAATTATTCCGAACATACCCAATCCGCTTATTTGAGAGATCTTAAATTTTTCTTAATTTTCTGCCTAAAAGAAGAGATTGATTTTCTAGAGATCGAAGTAGTCGATGTTAGGTCTTATTTTGCCGACTTAGGTCGTGAAAGAAATTTAGATAAAAAAACCCAAACCAGAAAATTGAGCTCGCTTCGCACTTTTTATCGATGTCTTTTCCAGAGAAGTTTTATTGAATCCAATCCTATATTGTCTGTTAGTTTTCCGAAAACCAAAAAAAGATTGCCGAAAGCATTTTCTCCAATCGAGACGGAAGAAATTTTGGAATACGAAGAGAACGAAGGCTCACCTATTTTGGAACGCCGTGACAAAGCTATCCTTGAAATTCTATATTCTTCAGGAATGCGGGTTTTCGAATTGGTCAATGCCAAAATGTTAGATCTATCCAATGATAGAAAAACAATCAAAGTAATGGGTAAGAGACGAAAAGAGAGATTCGTTTATCTTGGCCCTGAGGCTAGACTCGCATTGGAAGATTACTTGATCATGCGAACTGATTCCAATGAAGAAGAAATTTTTCTCAACCAACGTGGAAAAAAACTTACCACGAGAGGGGTAAGATATATCTTGAACGAGAGAAGGAAAGCGATGGGCTTTGAGAAGTCAGTTACTCCTCATAAGTTTCGGCATACTTTTGCAACTGATCTTTTGGATGCAGGTGCCGATATTCGCGCAGTCCAAGAATTACTTGGGCATTCCTCTTTGTCTAGCACACAGGTTTACCTGAGTGTCTCCAAAGACAAACTCAAAGAGATATATAGGAAGGCACACCCTCATGCAAAACTCGACAGAGGATAA
- a CDS encoding flavin-containing monooxygenase, with product MKKKNIKQNVNKKEFPKSRSIQILKQAKGSIKSKSKVIDCSEKFAVIGAGPMGLAVARNFQKFDIPFDGFEKHSSVGGLWDIENPHSTVYESAHLISSKKRTEFTEYPMGDDVPDYPSHRELIKYFQSFADHFKLNDYYYFNETIDRIEPDLETSLWFVKLKSGKKFLYKGIILASGTLHEPNIPNIPGKFSGKILHSAEYKSADIFANKKVLIVGAGNSGCDIAVDAVHRAKTVSISLRRGYHFVPKYVFGKPADTIGGLIKLPAFAKQLIDGFLLKWFTGDPVRFGFPKPDHKIYESHPIVNSLVLYHAGHGDIQVTTDIRSFDGKKVVFIDGTSQEYDLILYATGYKLHYPFIDKDILDWKGSMPDFYMNTFSRRFPGLVIAGMIEAAGIGWQGRYDQAELIARYIRNWNSDTLAYRDYRKSIQNDYPDLSGGFSYVKLDRMSYYVHKNTFLKKIKEQSSYLTI from the coding sequence GTGAAAAAAAAGAATATAAAACAGAATGTTAATAAAAAAGAATTTCCCAAGTCTAGATCAATTCAAATTTTGAAGCAAGCTAAGGGATCAATTAAATCCAAATCCAAAGTTATCGATTGCAGCGAGAAGTTTGCCGTGATTGGAGCGGGTCCGATGGGTCTTGCAGTAGCTAGAAATTTTCAAAAATTCGATATTCCTTTTGATGGCTTCGAGAAACATTCATCGGTTGGCGGCCTCTGGGATATAGAGAATCCGCATTCCACAGTTTATGAATCTGCTCATTTGATATCATCGAAAAAGCGAACAGAATTTACGGAATATCCAATGGGTGACGATGTTCCCGATTATCCATCCCATCGGGAATTGATAAAATATTTTCAATCATTCGCAGATCACTTTAAACTAAATGATTATTACTACTTCAATGAAACCATTGATCGCATAGAACCTGATCTAGAAACAAGTCTCTGGTTCGTAAAACTGAAATCTGGGAAAAAATTTCTGTATAAAGGAATTATCCTCGCATCAGGAACATTACATGAACCAAACATTCCGAATATTCCAGGTAAGTTTTCTGGTAAAATTTTGCATTCTGCAGAATACAAATCTGCAGACATTTTTGCAAATAAGAAAGTACTGATTGTAGGAGCGGGAAACAGCGGTTGTGATATTGCGGTAGATGCAGTTCACAGAGCTAAAACTGTTTCTATATCTCTCAGGCGTGGATACCATTTTGTTCCAAAATATGTATTCGGCAAACCAGCCGATACGATAGGTGGATTGATTAAATTGCCTGCATTCGCCAAACAGTTAATAGATGGCTTTTTATTAAAATGGTTTACTGGAGACCCAGTTCGTTTTGGATTCCCAAAGCCTGATCATAAAATCTATGAATCGCATCCAATCGTGAATAGTCTTGTTTTATATCATGCAGGTCATGGCGATATTCAGGTGACTACTGATATTAGAAGTTTTGATGGGAAAAAGGTTGTATTTATTGATGGGACGTCCCAAGAGTATGACTTGATTCTTTATGCTACAGGTTACAAACTGCACTATCCTTTTATAGACAAAGATATTTTGGATTGGAAAGGATCTATGCCTGACTTCTACATGAATACTTTTTCGAGAAGATTCCCCGGTCTCGTGATTGCTGGAATGATCGAAGCTGCAGGAATTGGATGGCAGGGACGATATGATCAAGCTGAATTGATAGCAAGGTATATTCGCAATTGGAATAGTGATACCTTAGCTTACCGAGACTATCGAAAAAGTATACAGAATGATTACCCAGATCTTTCGGGTGGTTTTTCTTACGTGAAGTTAGATCGAATGTCTTACTATGTTCACAAGAATACTTTCCTCAAAAAAATAAAAGAGCAATCTTCTTATTTAACCATTTAA
- the recA gene encoding recombinase RecA, with translation MKKGKEEKNLDKESSEKNQAIDVAVSQIEKQFGKGSIMRLGSGSKLNEATNVVSTGSLELDIALGIGGFPSGRIIEIYGPESSGKTTITLATIAEAQKKGGVAAFIDAEHALDPSYARKLGVNVEDLLVAQPDNGEEALEICESLVRSNAIDIIVIDSVAALVPKAEIEGDMGDSHMGLQARLMSQALRKLTGTISKSNTIVVFINQIRMKIGVMFGSPETTTGGNALKFYASIRLDIRRIETLKEKDESIGNRVRVKVVKNKMAPPFRQAEFDVMFNTGINRESTLIDLAVKHDIFAKAGSWYSYNEEKIGQGKESVRSFLLENPDISFKIENQIRDLNGLPLVAARQAVAAPSSNGKKEKPAPATESEELEAAVGE, from the coding sequence ATGAAGAAAGGCAAAGAAGAGAAGAACCTGGATAAAGAATCCTCGGAGAAGAACCAAGCCATTGATGTGGCAGTAAGCCAGATTGAGAAGCAGTTTGGTAAAGGATCCATTATGCGTTTGGGTTCAGGAAGCAAACTGAATGAAGCGACCAATGTTGTATCTACTGGCTCCCTAGAACTAGATATTGCCTTAGGAATTGGCGGTTTTCCGTCTGGAAGAATTATAGAAATCTATGGCCCAGAGTCTTCTGGTAAGACTACGATTACTCTTGCCACCATCGCAGAGGCTCAGAAGAAAGGTGGAGTGGCTGCTTTTATTGACGCAGAGCATGCTCTAGACCCATCCTATGCAAGAAAATTGGGTGTAAACGTTGAAGATTTACTGGTTGCTCAACCAGACAACGGAGAAGAAGCTCTAGAAATCTGTGAATCTCTCGTTCGCTCCAACGCAATTGATATCATTGTAATTGACTCAGTTGCCGCCCTAGTTCCCAAAGCAGAGATTGAAGGTGATATGGGAGATTCTCATATGGGCTTGCAAGCGCGTCTTATGTCCCAAGCCCTTCGTAAGCTTACAGGAACGATTTCTAAATCCAATACAATTGTTGTTTTTATCAACCAAATCCGTATGAAGATTGGGGTTATGTTTGGATCTCCAGAGACGACTACAGGCGGTAATGCACTCAAATTTTACGCATCTATTCGACTTGATATTCGAAGAATTGAGACTCTCAAAGAAAAGGATGAATCCATTGGAAATAGAGTTCGTGTCAAAGTCGTAAAAAACAAGATGGCACCACCTTTCCGTCAGGCAGAATTTGATGTCATGTTCAATACAGGAATCAATCGGGAATCCACTTTGATTGATCTTGCGGTCAAGCACGATATTTTTGCGAAAGCGGGATCTTGGTATTCTTATAATGAAGAAAAGATTGGACAAGGAAAAGAATCTGTGCGATCCTTTCTCTTAGAGAATCCGGATATTTCATTTAAGATTGAAAACCAGATTCGCGATCTCAATGGATTGCCATTGGTCGCTGCTCGCCAAGCAGTGGCTGCTCCTTCTTCCAATGGGAAGAAAGAGAAACCAGCACCCGCTACAGAGTCAGAAGAACTCGAAGCTGCGGTTGGTGAATGA
- the hslU gene encoding ATP-dependent protease ATPase subunit HslU encodes MENIEINPSEAMDLTPRQTVEKLDEHIIGQKNAKRAVAIALRNRTRRRKLDAEMREEVYPKNIIMIGPTGVGKTEIARRLSKLCNAPFIKVEATKYTEVGYVGRDVESMIRDLAIIALNMVKQEFRESVTDKANERAEELLLDILLPAPQASAQSNGSSQGLGSDSQRVAMGFQDTPTEEPQTRYVASREMMRAKLKSGKLDDQEVEIDQPQSGPSGMPMLQVFGAGNMEDLDNQLQNVLGDLMPKKNKKKKLKIKDAFKSLSEQEADKLLDPDKLQAEAKKRVEEMGIVFLDEIDKIAGKESRSGADVSREGVQRDLLPIVEGATINTKLGPIKTDHILFIAAGAFHMSKPSDLIPEMQGRFPIRVELDKLSMEDFVQILTAPKSSLVRQYEALLLTEGVNLQYNTDGIAEIARLAFEMNEKNENIGARRLNTIMEKLLEDVSFDAPDLPSDQRNVVITKEFVSGKLKGIVEDKDLSKYIL; translated from the coding sequence ATGGAAAATATAGAAATCAATCCCTCGGAAGCTATGGATCTTACTCCTAGACAGACAGTTGAAAAGCTGGATGAGCATATCATTGGACAAAAAAATGCTAAACGAGCTGTAGCGATCGCGCTTAGAAATAGAACTCGCAGAAGAAAACTCGATGCAGAAATGCGCGAAGAAGTATATCCCAAGAACATTATCATGATTGGCCCAACGGGAGTTGGCAAAACAGAAATCGCAAGAAGACTTTCTAAATTATGCAATGCTCCTTTTATAAAAGTTGAAGCGACGAAATATACTGAAGTTGGCTATGTAGGTCGAGACGTTGAATCTATGATTCGCGATCTTGCCATTATCGCACTCAATATGGTGAAGCAAGAATTTCGTGAATCCGTTACTGATAAAGCGAATGAGCGAGCCGAAGAACTTCTATTGGATATACTTTTGCCAGCTCCGCAAGCCTCGGCTCAATCCAATGGATCTTCGCAAGGACTTGGCAGTGATAGCCAAAGAGTTGCTATGGGATTTCAGGATACACCAACCGAAGAGCCACAGACTCGCTATGTTGCAAGCCGAGAGATGATGCGCGCGAAACTCAAGTCGGGTAAATTGGATGATCAAGAAGTTGAAATTGATCAACCGCAATCGGGTCCATCGGGTATGCCCATGTTGCAAGTGTTTGGTGCTGGTAACATGGAAGACTTGGACAACCAGTTGCAAAATGTCTTGGGAGATCTTATGCCCAAGAAAAACAAAAAGAAAAAATTGAAAATTAAAGACGCATTCAAATCTCTATCTGAGCAAGAAGCGGACAAATTACTCGACCCAGACAAACTCCAAGCGGAAGCAAAGAAAAGAGTCGAAGAGATGGGCATTGTCTTCTTAGATGAAATTGATAAAATCGCAGGTAAAGAATCAAGATCCGGAGCGGATGTTTCTCGCGAAGGTGTGCAGAGAGACCTGCTTCCGATTGTTGAAGGTGCAACGATAAACACAAAACTTGGTCCAATCAAAACAGATCATATTCTATTTATTGCAGCTGGTGCTTTCCATATGTCCAAACCTTCCGATCTGATTCCTGAGATGCAAGGTCGTTTTCCGATTCGAGTGGAATTGGATAAATTGTCTATGGAAGATTTTGTCCAGATTTTGACCGCACCCAAATCTTCGCTTGTTAGACAATACGAAGCATTGCTTTTAACTGAAGGCGTCAACTTACAATACAACACAGATGGGATTGCCGAAATAGCAAGGCTTGCCTTCGAGATGAATGAGAAAAATGAAAATATTGGAGCAAGAAGACTCAATACGATCATGGAAAAACTTCTGGAAGATGTAAGCTTTGATGCGCCTGATCTCCCTTCCGACCAGAGAAATGTTGTGATTACTAAAGAATTTGTTTCTGGCAAGTTGAAAGGAATTGTGGAAGATAAGGATTTGAGTAAGTACATTCTCTAA
- a CDS encoding bile acid:sodium symporter family protein, translating to MPYDQIQLNFSPSGLMALNIMLGFIMFGVALDMKIFEFTHVFKKPKPVLIGLFGQFILLPAITFLLILIINPSTSVALGMILVASCPGGNLSNFLTHLAKGNTALSVSMSAISTLSSIVMTPLNFAIWASLLPKKDSLLKDIVMPYGDIFIAIFLLLGLPLALGLLVSYQFPKFAAKASKIFRLVSIVFFLAFVIAALSVNWSHFINYVGFVMIAVFLQNALALAIGYYSSKFLKLEERDRRAVSIEIGIQNSGLGLILIFNFFSGLGGMALVAAWWGIWHIISGLTIAFYWSRKTNK from the coding sequence ATGCCATACGATCAGATACAATTGAATTTTAGTCCTTCAGGCTTAATGGCACTCAACATCATGCTTGGTTTTATAATGTTTGGTGTAGCCTTAGACATGAAGATATTCGAATTTACTCATGTTTTCAAAAAGCCAAAACCAGTATTGATTGGACTATTTGGTCAATTTATTTTATTACCAGCAATTACCTTCCTACTGATTTTAATAATCAATCCATCAACTAGTGTTGCATTGGGTATGATCTTGGTCGCATCTTGTCCTGGAGGAAACCTCTCTAATTTTCTTACTCACTTGGCAAAAGGAAATACAGCACTTTCGGTTTCTATGTCCGCAATATCCACCCTCTCATCGATAGTAATGACCCCACTAAATTTTGCTATCTGGGCTTCGTTACTTCCGAAAAAAGATTCACTTCTAAAAGACATCGTAATGCCCTATGGTGATATTTTTATTGCCATCTTTCTATTGCTCGGATTGCCGCTTGCGTTAGGTTTATTAGTATCCTATCAGTTCCCAAAATTTGCAGCCAAAGCATCCAAAATATTTCGTTTAGTATCCATTGTTTTCTTTCTCGCATTTGTGATTGCAGCATTGAGTGTAAATTGGTCACATTTCATAAATTATGTTGGATTTGTAATGATTGCAGTTTTTCTCCAAAATGCGCTGGCGTTAGCCATTGGTTATTATTCATCCAAATTTTTGAAACTTGAAGAAAGAGATAGGCGCGCAGTCTCTATCGAAATAGGAATCCAGAATTCGGGACTTGGCCTCATTTTGATTTTCAATTTCTTCAGCGGTTTAGGTGGAATGGCTCTCGTTGCCGCTTGGTGGGGAATCTGGCATATAATATCTGGGCTTACGATTGCATTCTATTGGTCAAGAAAAACCAATAAATGA